The following proteins come from a genomic window of Lachnoclostridium phytofermentans ISDg:
- a CDS encoding ABC transporter permease, which yields MSKVKSMEKMERKKRKKKDISILQQYYKCRYLFFLLIPTIVYFVIFHYVPMYGVIIAFKEFYPLKGIMGSEWIGLANFKKLFTGVYFLPVLRNTLIISFAKLIVGFPMPIILSILLNEVRCKWFKKGVQTIAYLPHFIGWVLLAGIVQQVLSPSTGMVNYLIQQFGGEPIFFMGSKAWFRPIVVLSSIWRNCGWQSVIFMAAIMGIDSQLYEAADLDGAGRLQKIMHVTLPCIIPTIIIMFIFAIGGVMNDDFDQIYNMLNARVMSVGDVIGTYTYRVGLQQMDYGYATAVGLFKNVIALILITTSNFFSRKLSGSSLW from the coding sequence ATGTCGAAAGTGAAGTCGATGGAAAAAATGGAGAGAAAAAAGAGAAAAAAGAAGGATATTAGTATCTTGCAGCAATATTATAAATGCAGATATTTATTCTTTCTATTAATACCGACTATAGTTTATTTTGTTATATTCCATTATGTTCCAATGTATGGTGTCATCATCGCCTTTAAGGAGTTCTATCCATTAAAGGGGATTATGGGAAGTGAATGGATCGGGTTGGCTAATTTTAAAAAGTTGTTTACCGGGGTTTATTTTCTACCGGTGCTTAGAAATACGCTGATTATCAGTTTTGCCAAGTTGATAGTAGGATTTCCGATGCCTATCATTCTAAGTATCTTATTAAATGAAGTACGATGTAAATGGTTTAAAAAAGGAGTACAAACGATTGCCTATTTACCACATTTTATCGGTTGGGTTCTACTAGCCGGAATTGTGCAACAGGTGTTGTCACCCTCTACTGGAATGGTAAATTATCTGATTCAGCAATTTGGTGGGGAACCTATATTTTTTATGGGAAGTAAAGCGTGGTTTCGCCCAATTGTTGTATTATCTAGTATTTGGAGAAATTGTGGATGGCAGAGTGTAATTTTTATGGCGGCAATTATGGGGATTGATTCACAGCTTTACGAAGCGGCTGATTTGGATGGAGCAGGGCGGCTTCAGAAGATAATGCATGTGACACTTCCATGTATTATACCTACGATTATTATTATGTTTATTTTTGCTATAGGAGGGGTTATGAATGATGATTTTGATCAGATTTATAACATGCTAAATGCAAGAGTAATGTCAGTGGGAGATGTAATAGGAACCTATACTTACAGGGTAGGTCTACAGCAGATGGATTATGGATATGCAACTGCGGTAGGACTCTTTAAAAATGTGATAGCTTTGATTTTGATTACGACAAGTAACTTCTTTTCCAGAAAATTGAGCGGAAGTTCATTATGGTAA
- a CDS encoding polysaccharide lyase 8 family protein, with protein MTKQEAMSKMCEKAAMQPFRTHEYRNIGKEEDKQKFIHTLTAQGRFSDLGDSPDDAVQALQRLAFLSEDYHWKLGIDWPEGLKSIVLSAAKYYCKIEADREDMGASRFHQSIFRFPVASLNLFFMLYPDMERGEAKPKQYPLEAGARREILRVAYQTFSLPVRNDETDKNPVSVERFQKHVWWIGGNALTYRPVLYTALAFKSIDMMQVIAQVAACSICAVSQAVIEDAFWQEGICADGFGWGHGKQAYNSGYPTDGLNEALNILSYIVGTPFEDVLEYADFSKLISYIRGITWSAYGSFSAPMQTRNIFLRDKSKKKTMDELAVHMAEYLANYFSAYLTEEERREVDMLLERKLSLEMTCRDGLYKGVRYFWNNDDLIKKNKGFYFYVNMASSRCDGVEFADIMADKRNYYTADGSYTVLVSGKEYEDVMGTWQVAHLPGVTERFIPNSELLTETNWHGYRSKFNFAAGVSIGENGLCGFIYEKDEIREPDGAGVIRKEFTVEMCGIQAYKSYFIIEDTIYCLGAGICDIHPEHGREVHTTVNNTLLCNDTEPVEKDGYVFIENDKILYGIRKQENSKICITKEKRKTAWEDLNYMNEGEKEEEYPVFEIIVDHGENPQNASYEYFMCINHKKYENVMVLENSKRLQAVSKNDFSVVEGVFFDSEKTLKMKDIEITVSQPCALLLQQEEDGYRIAVCDAEQKPELKEVIVTVIREGHDKQEVVIKMPDGLFRGKQGEGFYSYSKKRNEL; from the coding sequence ATGACAAAACAGGAAGCAATGAGCAAAATGTGCGAGAAAGCAGCGATGCAGCCTTTTCGAACACATGAATATCGGAATATAGGGAAAGAAGAAGATAAGCAGAAATTTATTCATACATTGACAGCTCAGGGTAGATTCTCTGATTTGGGAGACTCTCCTGATGATGCAGTACAAGCACTTCAAAGACTGGCATTTTTGTCAGAAGACTATCACTGGAAATTAGGGATAGACTGGCCAGAGGGACTAAAAAGTATTGTACTTTCTGCGGCAAAATATTATTGCAAAATAGAAGCGGACAGAGAAGATATGGGAGCAAGCAGATTTCATCAATCCATTTTCCGTTTTCCTGTGGCCTCGCTGAATCTATTTTTTATGCTGTATCCAGATATGGAAAGAGGGGAAGCTAAACCAAAACAGTATCCCCTGGAAGCGGGGGCGCGTAGGGAAATCCTTAGGGTTGCATATCAAACATTTTCATTACCTGTGAGGAATGATGAGACAGATAAGAATCCGGTAAGCGTGGAACGTTTTCAGAAGCATGTATGGTGGATTGGAGGAAATGCGCTTACCTATAGACCGGTATTGTATACAGCATTGGCATTTAAAAGTATCGATATGATGCAGGTAATTGCACAGGTAGCGGCTTGTTCCATATGTGCCGTTTCTCAGGCCGTAATTGAGGATGCATTCTGGCAGGAAGGAATATGTGCAGACGGTTTTGGCTGGGGGCATGGTAAACAAGCATATAATAGTGGATATCCAACGGACGGACTGAATGAGGCACTTAATATTTTATCCTATATTGTTGGAACTCCATTTGAAGATGTATTAGAATATGCAGATTTCTCCAAGCTGATTTCTTATATACGTGGGATTACATGGAGTGCTTATGGTAGTTTCTCTGCTCCAATGCAAACAAGAAATATATTTTTAAGAGATAAGAGTAAGAAGAAGACAATGGATGAATTAGCGGTACATATGGCAGAGTATCTAGCAAACTATTTTAGTGCTTACTTGACAGAGGAGGAACGAAGGGAAGTGGATATGCTTCTGGAAAGAAAGTTGTCCTTGGAGATGACATGTAGGGATGGACTGTATAAAGGAGTCCGCTATTTTTGGAATAATGATGACTTAATAAAGAAAAATAAAGGTTTTTATTTTTACGTAAATATGGCATCTAGCCGTTGTGATGGTGTGGAATTTGCAGATATAATGGCAGATAAAAGAAATTATTATACAGCAGATGGCTCTTATACTGTCCTTGTATCAGGAAAAGAGTATGAAGATGTGATGGGAACTTGGCAGGTAGCCCATCTTCCGGGAGTCACAGAACGTTTTATACCAAATAGTGAACTGTTGACAGAGACTAACTGGCATGGTTATCGCAGTAAATTTAACTTTGCTGCAGGAGTTTCTATAGGAGAAAATGGATTGTGTGGTTTTATATATGAGAAAGATGAAATCAGAGAACCAGACGGTGCAGGAGTAATCCGTAAAGAATTTACGGTAGAAATGTGTGGAATACAGGCGTATAAATCCTATTTTATTATAGAAGATACAATTTATTGTCTTGGAGCTGGTATATGTGATATCCATCCTGAACATGGAAGAGAAGTACATACAACTGTAAACAATACACTCCTTTGCAATGATACAGAACCTGTGGAAAAGGATGGATATGTATTTATTGAAAATGACAAAATTCTATATGGAATACGAAAACAGGAAAATAGTAAGATTTGCATAACAAAAGAAAAAAGAAAAACAGCATGGGAAGATCTAAATTACATGAATGAGGGTGAGAAAGAGGAAGAATATCCTGTATTTGAAATTATAGTGGACCACGGGGAAAACCCTCAGAATGCTTCCTATGAATATTTCATGTGTATCAATCATAAAAAATATGAAAATGTAATGGTATTGGAAAATTCAAAAAGACTGCAAGCAGTGTCAAAGAATGATTTTTCAGTAGTGGAAGGGGTATTTTTTGATAGTGAAAAAACACTGAAAATGAAGGACATAGAAATAACGGTGTCCCAACCATGTGCTCTTTTATTACAGCAAGAGGAAGATGGGTACAGGATAGCTGTGTGTGACGCAGAGCAGAAACCGGAATTGAAGGAAGTTATCGTAACGGTTATCCGTGAGGGACATGATAAACAAGAAGTGGTAATTAAGATGCCGGATGGTTTATTCAGGGGAAAACAAGGGGAAGGCTTCTATTCATATAGCAAAAAAAGAAATGAGTTATAG
- a CDS encoding carbohydrate ABC transporter permease, which translates to MTKKYNKYRTRINNKIFDIVVYAILLGVAIITIVPFLQVATISLSPAHVASSYGLHLFPKEIDLNGYKSILRYKTIWTSYGNTIMRTVLGTGISMILYVTGAYPLAKKYLPHRKFWTLFVIFTMYFSGGMIPMYLLINNWLKISNTIWALVLPGAMSAYNLIIVRNFFESIPDSLEESARIDGANDITILFKIIIPLSKPCLATVSLWCIVAHWNSWFDCMLYMKEESKYVLQYTLQRILIDGQVQDINLVDVVVNTDSMKMAALMVSIIPIIIVYPFIQKYFTSGVMIGAVKG; encoded by the coding sequence ATGACTAAAAAATATAATAAATATCGTACACGGATAAATAATAAAATATTTGATATTGTAGTTTATGCAATATTATTGGGGGTTGCTATTATTACAATAGTTCCGTTTTTACAGGTTGCTACAATTTCGCTAAGTCCTGCTCATGTAGCATCTTCTTACGGGCTACATTTATTTCCGAAAGAAATTGACCTAAACGGATATAAAAGTATTTTGAGATATAAAACAATCTGGACATCTTATGGCAATACAATCATGAGAACAGTGCTTGGAACAGGAATCAGTATGATTTTATATGTTACGGGCGCATATCCGTTGGCTAAAAAATATCTTCCCCATAGAAAGTTTTGGACTTTATTTGTTATTTTCACTATGTATTTTTCTGGCGGTATGATACCTATGTATCTTTTGATAAATAATTGGTTGAAAATTTCAAATACCATATGGGCATTGGTACTTCCAGGTGCCATGAGTGCGTACAATCTTATCATCGTCAGGAACTTTTTTGAATCCATTCCAGATTCGCTGGAGGAATCAGCTAGAATTGACGGTGCTAATGATATCACCATACTATTTAAGATTATTATTCCACTTTCTAAGCCATGTCTTGCAACCGTGTCACTATGGTGCATCGTGGCACATTGGAATTCATGGTTCGACTGTATGTTGTATATGAAAGAAGAATCTAAGTATGTTTTACAATATACGCTACAGAGAATCTTAATTGATGGTCAGGTTCAAGATATAAATCTTGTAGATGTAGTTGTTAATACGGATAGCATGAAAATGGCGGCACTGATGGTGTCAATTATTCCTATTATTATAGTCTATCCTTTCATTCAGAAATATTTTACAAGTGGGGTTATGATAGGTGCAGTGAAAGGTTAA
- a CDS encoding glycoside hydrolase family protein — MKNTLKDLMLPAPVEGGFAMDGYWVWCSSVIRGEDGKYHMFASRWSMDYPMHPGWLVASEIVRAVSDTSVGPYKFQEVVLPARGPQYFDGRSTHNPHITRCGDTYILYYMGSTHPFPELKNPSELKHEDDITVVARANKRIGVATSKSIFGPWKRSDNPILFPRPEYFDNFFTSNPAPCIDMDGGCTMIYKTRTYLSSLDAPFLHGNMSFGVVKSKSPTEGFSQMLDIPLFNGEGFEMEDPFIWMDKDGYNLMAKDMKGNVCGEKMGGIYAFSDDGIQWILKRDSLFYSRSILWDDGIVREMGNLERPFLLMEDGKPVCAFFATSDGKNGEGFMECTRTWNMAIPLRAEE; from the coding sequence ATGAAAAATACTTTAAAAGATTTGATGCTTCCCGCCCCAGTGGAGGGTGGATTTGCTATGGATGGATATTGGGTATGGTGCAGCAGCGTCATCCGAGGGGAGGATGGAAAATATCATATGTTCGCTTCAAGGTGGAGTATGGATTATCCCATGCATCCCGGTTGGTTAGTGGCATCAGAGATTGTTCGTGCTGTTTCAGATACGTCGGTTGGTCCATACAAGTTTCAAGAAGTGGTTCTTCCTGCGAGAGGACCGCAGTACTTTGACGGGCGTAGTACGCATAATCCTCACATCACCAGATGTGGCGATACTTATATTTTATACTATATGGGAAGCACCCATCCTTTCCCGGAGCTAAAAAATCCTTCTGAACTTAAGCATGAGGATGATATTACGGTGGTGGCTAGAGCCAACAAGCGCATCGGAGTCGCAACGTCAAAAAGCATATTCGGACCTTGGAAACGCAGTGATAATCCAATTCTCTTCCCTCGTCCCGAATATTTTGATAACTTTTTTACCTCTAATCCAGCACCCTGTATTGATATGGATGGTGGTTGTACCATGATTTACAAAACACGGACTTACCTGTCCTCGCTAGACGCCCCTTTCCTTCATGGAAATATGTCCTTTGGTGTGGTAAAATCAAAGAGTCCCACAGAGGGTTTTAGTCAGATGCTTGATATTCCTCTCTTTAATGGAGAAGGTTTCGAAATGGAAGATCCGTTCATTTGGATGGACAAAGATGGATACAACCTGATGGCAAAAGATATGAAAGGAAATGTATGTGGCGAAAAAATGGGAGGAATTTATGCCTTTTCTGATGACGGCATACAATGGATTCTTAAACGTGATTCTCTGTTCTACAGCCGTTCAATTTTGTGGGATGACGGTATCGTACGTGAGATGGGCAACCTGGAACGCCCATTTTTATTAATGGAGGATGGTAAACCTGTTTGTGCTTTTTTTGCCACTTCAGACGGGAAAAATGGGGAAGGATTTATGGAATGCACACGAACCTGGAATATGGCGATCCCTTTGCGTGCTGAGGAATAA
- a CDS encoding glycoside hydrolase family 88 protein, which translates to MHTLKELEKYSSITMDEVKKSLDISVELVLHNLDEFTNHFPDSNSNNMFYPKTENVEWTTGFWTGEIWLAYEMTGHEKLKHAGNIQVESFLKRIIEKVDVNHHDMGFLYSPSCVAAYQLTGNETAKKAAIMAADNLMERFIENGQYFQAWGEIGASDNSRLIIDCLLNMPLLFWASEVTGESIYSEKAEAHIKTAMNYVIRPDNSTYHTYYFDAKTGEPMKGVTHQGNRDGSAWSRGQAWGIYGAALSYKKLKDPMYLEVFKKVTDYFLEHLPEDLIPYWDFDFDTGSNEPRDSSAGAIACCGMLEMAKYMTNEDSLYYTEMAKKILKALVDRCQVTDTALSNGLLLHGTYAKDSPNNPCHNRGVDECNTWGDYFFLEALVRLHKNWKPYW; encoded by the coding sequence ATGCACACATTAAAAGAATTAGAAAAATATTCAAGTATTACAATGGATGAGGTAAAAAAGTCTTTAGATATTTCGGTAGAATTAGTATTACATAACTTAGATGAATTTACGAATCATTTCCCAGATTCTAATAGTAATAATATGTTTTATCCAAAAACAGAAAATGTGGAATGGACCACAGGTTTTTGGACGGGGGAAATATGGCTAGCTTACGAAATGACGGGACATGAGAAATTAAAACATGCAGGTAATATACAAGTTGAAAGCTTTCTAAAAAGAATAATAGAAAAGGTAGATGTAAATCATCATGATATGGGCTTCTTATATTCTCCTTCTTGTGTAGCTGCCTATCAGTTAACAGGTAATGAAACAGCTAAGAAAGCTGCTATAATGGCAGCAGATAATCTAATGGAACGTTTTATTGAAAATGGGCAATATTTTCAAGCGTGGGGTGAAATAGGAGCAAGTGATAATTCAAGACTAATTATAGACTGCCTATTAAATATGCCATTACTATTTTGGGCATCAGAAGTAACAGGTGAGAGTATATATAGTGAGAAAGCAGAAGCTCATATTAAAACAGCCATGAATTATGTAATACGACCAGATAATTCTACTTATCATACTTATTATTTTGATGCAAAGACAGGAGAACCTATGAAAGGTGTTACTCACCAAGGTAACAGAGATGGTTCTGCCTGGTCAAGAGGACAGGCATGGGGAATCTATGGTGCAGCCCTTAGTTATAAGAAATTAAAAGATCCAATGTATCTAGAAGTATTTAAAAAGGTTACGGATTACTTTTTAGAACATCTTCCAGAAGATTTGATACCTTATTGGGATTTTGACTTTGATACAGGAAGCAATGAACCAAGAGATAGTTCTGCCGGAGCGATAGCTTGTTGTGGGATGCTTGAAATGGCAAAATATATGACCAACGAAGATTCCTTATATTACACTGAAATGGCGAAAAAAATATTAAAAGCATTAGTAGATCGTTGTCAAGTAACAGATACTGCTTTATCCAATGGCTTACTCCTTCATGGTACTTATGCGAAAGATTCCCCAAACAATCCATGTCATAATCGTGGTGTGGATGAATGTAATACATGGGGTGACTACTTTTTCCTAGAGGCACTAGTAAGACTTCATAAGAATTGGAAACCGTATTGGTAA
- a CDS encoding extracellular solute-binding protein — protein sequence MRKNWMKIAAMGMSIVLAAGALTGCSRGNSNKEDSKVEEQGVDKGGQDVSKEPVTIEWLAYNTYSQPNTDTEIVKQIEKKFNVKFEFWYVDDQKWDEILGAKLSSGDMPDVMKIKNTANIPTYVKQGILAEFTDEMLAKIPSFTKQVEEANVEGNGLIDAYYDGKRYAIKTPSISGTYPTVLVWRTDWLKNLGIEKIPATIDEMEEAMYAIRNNDPDGNGVKDTYGMSNTAMNAVFGAYGAIPLKEFRGTGAQNLFFTEKDGKIEFACTQPEMKAALATIQKWYKEGLIDPEFITGENTAGYWATSQAFENGKVGVTGMALASHWAPPVEEGKKGGACYEGFVAMNPDAKWEETVNIGPAIQGPEGKSGTHTWGAFSPSGFGITTKCAEDPRKVDAILAMIEAYSSDPEYALLAGWGIEGTHYEKTEEGGVRRLEPFTKPSEYIQDGVGVFMLGTNTEFDRSLSKNVFDFSDKYKTPGYQDILVPATEAANQYLTDLKIFTLDAYIKIMTGEESVDYFDTFVKEFNSMGGEQILNEINAEIAKN from the coding sequence ATGAGAAAAAATTGGATGAAAATAGCAGCGATGGGAATGAGTATCGTGCTAGCAGCAGGAGCTTTGACAGGTTGCTCTAGAGGAAATAGCAACAAAGAAGATTCCAAGGTAGAAGAACAAGGAGTAGATAAGGGTGGACAAGATGTTTCTAAAGAACCTGTAACTATTGAGTGGTTGGCATATAATACATATTCGCAACCGAATACAGATACTGAAATAGTAAAACAAATTGAGAAAAAGTTTAATGTTAAATTTGAATTTTGGTACGTGGATGACCAGAAGTGGGATGAAATTCTTGGTGCAAAACTATCTTCAGGAGATATGCCAGATGTCATGAAAATAAAGAACACTGCCAATATCCCAACTTATGTAAAACAGGGAATTCTTGCAGAATTTACAGATGAAATGTTGGCTAAGATACCATCCTTTACAAAACAGGTTGAGGAAGCCAATGTAGAAGGAAATGGTCTTATTGATGCATATTATGATGGTAAGAGGTATGCGATTAAAACACCTTCTATTTCTGGAACATATCCCACTGTTTTGGTATGGAGAACAGATTGGTTAAAGAATCTTGGCATAGAGAAGATACCAGCTACTATTGATGAAATGGAAGAGGCCATGTATGCTATTCGCAACAATGATCCAGATGGTAATGGAGTAAAAGATACCTATGGAATGTCCAATACAGCTATGAATGCAGTATTCGGTGCTTACGGTGCCATTCCGTTGAAGGAATTTAGAGGGACAGGAGCGCAGAATCTTTTCTTTACAGAAAAAGATGGTAAAATTGAATTTGCGTGTACACAGCCGGAGATGAAAGCGGCACTTGCTACAATTCAAAAGTGGTATAAGGAAGGTTTAATTGATCCAGAATTCATCACAGGAGAGAATACAGCTGGATACTGGGCAACTTCACAAGCATTTGAAAATGGAAAAGTGGGAGTGACAGGAATGGCATTGGCTTCGCACTGGGCGCCACCAGTAGAAGAAGGAAAAAAGGGTGGAGCATGTTATGAGGGATTTGTGGCAATGAATCCAGATGCAAAATGGGAAGAAACTGTTAACATAGGACCAGCAATTCAGGGGCCAGAAGGAAAATCAGGGACACACACTTGGGGAGCTTTCAGCCCTTCTGGATTTGGTATAACCACAAAATGTGCAGAGGATCCACGAAAAGTAGATGCAATACTAGCCATGATTGAAGCATACTCCTCAGATCCAGAATATGCGCTATTAGCAGGCTGGGGAATCGAAGGTACACACTATGAGAAAACCGAAGAAGGCGGTGTACGACGTCTTGAACCATTTACGAAACCATCCGAATATATACAAGATGGAGTTGGGGTTTTTATGCTTGGAACTAACACTGAATTTGATAGAAGCTTGAGCAAAAACGTATTTGATTTTAGTGATAAGTATAAGACACCTGGATATCAGGATATTTTAGTACCAGCAACAGAGGCAGCAAATCAGTACTTAACTGATTTGAAGATTTTTACACTAGATGCTTATATTAAGATAATGACAGGCGAAGAAAGCGTTGATTATTTTGATACCTTTGTAAAGGAGTTTAACTCCATGGGTGGAGAACAAATTCTAAATGAAATCAATGCAGAAATAGCAAAAAATTAA
- a CDS encoding helix-turn-helix domain-containing protein, protein MISISMKEKILLSFKKHNFYYRILLPFSIFSITIVCLMSGINWYRIENEYNKKIIESNQQFLKRASQLSDQYLYGNFTSILNSSFLDGFKTSKMDRFITYGDRLKPSEFLNLHQSITNICAQNSSVIQVSLYQYASDLYLDSFEGLVYNASKRPLNSDQSLKNYLSTISGHEKGILYYTSGPNSFPVKKIVMLRSVPLYTNFTNGSGFIAITLDTNSLWEQLNMSTTSKDDSFFILDSEKKLLLEKSPSSISYEYLKSVSDSTEISAFLTYNGIRYRLDEIVSEDSGWHYISCVPINILNAEVRAQHQLTLMITLICILLSLVIVQRISSKAYQPIVNLRNRLAKNYSSIESKDDLSIIEGTFSFLENQVDDIQKMLHKNSQVILYKLFMDILNKKELSDSQLLHKLELSGIHITQSNYCLLLIEFDKHVFYKLSLEQREYLITKSDSLLKDFLSEPIIQTAEAQPDNRIAILLNLNPDNYLSLTEQLELLPDHLFDIFHIKINLAFSAPVLYLSEISKVYSRISEYMKYFFLFGYGNIFTDELIHKLDNTSYSFSLQDYQQIERMVRNGTPDEFSFLMESYQQIIESGECSYQEANNFLIQTYRIAFNIGKELGLFDDPHKKDQILNDFNHAINFAHSIECICLVVQMCHEFLNEEVLNADSYFIQQILEYIKTHQKEEISLSLVAQVFHVSTGHLSRLFKSVTNQNFSAYVINIKLETAAELLNNEPEKSISNIAAELGYYTPAYFTRLFKEKFGVTPSQFRKK, encoded by the coding sequence ATGATATCTATATCCATGAAAGAAAAAATTCTTTTATCATTCAAGAAACATAATTTTTACTATCGCATTCTTCTTCCATTTTCTATCTTCAGCATTACTATAGTCTGCCTAATGTCAGGAATAAATTGGTACCGAATAGAAAACGAATATAATAAAAAGATTATTGAATCCAACCAACAGTTTCTAAAGAGGGCTTCTCAGCTAAGTGATCAATATCTTTATGGTAATTTCACTTCCATTTTAAATAGTTCTTTTTTGGACGGTTTTAAGACTTCAAAAATGGACCGTTTTATTACATATGGAGATAGACTAAAACCTTCTGAATTTCTAAATTTACACCAGAGTATAACTAATATCTGTGCTCAAAACTCCTCAGTAATTCAGGTTTCTTTATATCAGTATGCATCAGACCTTTATCTAGATAGTTTTGAAGGTCTTGTTTATAATGCTTCCAAAAGACCATTGAATAGTGATCAATCACTTAAGAATTACCTATCCACCATTTCCGGGCATGAGAAAGGGATTCTTTACTACACTTCTGGTCCCAATTCTTTTCCTGTAAAGAAAATAGTTATGCTACGTTCCGTTCCCTTATATACCAATTTTACAAACGGAAGTGGATTTATTGCAATTACTTTGGATACTAATAGCCTTTGGGAACAATTAAATATGTCCACTACCTCCAAAGATGATTCTTTTTTTATTTTAGACTCTGAAAAAAAGCTTCTCTTGGAAAAAAGCCCATCCTCTATTTCCTATGAATATCTAAAAAGTGTGTCGGACTCCACCGAAATTTCTGCATTTTTAACTTATAACGGTATTCGTTACCGTTTGGATGAAATTGTTTCTGAGGATTCCGGATGGCATTATATCTCCTGTGTCCCAATAAATATACTCAATGCAGAGGTTAGAGCACAGCATCAGCTTACTCTTATGATTACACTAATTTGCATCCTTCTTTCACTAGTTATCGTTCAAAGAATTTCAAGTAAAGCCTATCAACCGATTGTAAATCTTCGAAATCGTCTGGCAAAAAATTATTCATCTATTGAAAGCAAAGATGATCTTTCTATAATTGAAGGAACCTTTTCTTTTTTGGAGAATCAGGTAGATGATATACAGAAAATGCTCCATAAAAATAGCCAAGTCATACTCTACAAACTTTTTATGGATATTCTCAATAAAAAAGAACTTTCCGATAGCCAACTTTTACACAAGTTAGAGCTTAGTGGAATTCATATTACCCAAAGTAATTATTGTCTGCTTTTAATCGAATTTGATAAACATGTATTCTACAAACTTTCTCTTGAACAACGGGAATATTTGATTACAAAGTCCGATTCCCTACTGAAAGATTTCCTTAGCGAACCTATCATTCAGACCGCAGAGGCCCAGCCTGATAATCGAATTGCTATTTTGCTAAATCTGAATCCTGATAATTATTTATCACTTACAGAACAACTAGAGCTTCTTCCAGACCATTTATTTGACATTTTTCATATAAAAATAAATCTGGCGTTCTCCGCTCCTGTTCTCTATCTTTCAGAAATATCCAAGGTGTATTCTCGAATTTCCGAATACATGAAATATTTTTTTCTTTTCGGCTATGGGAATATATTTACAGATGAACTGATCCACAAACTTGATAATACTTCCTATTCTTTTTCACTGCAAGATTACCAGCAAATCGAACGAATGGTGAGAAATGGTACTCCGGATGAATTTTCATTTCTTATGGAAAGTTATCAACAAATCATAGAATCAGGGGAGTGTTCCTATCAGGAAGCGAACAATTTTTTAATTCAGACTTACAGAATTGCATTTAATATAGGGAAAGAGTTGGGGTTATTTGATGATCCACATAAAAAAGATCAAATATTAAATGATTTTAATCATGCAATAAACTTTGCACACTCTATTGAGTGTATCTGTCTGGTCGTTCAGATGTGCCATGAATTTCTTAATGAAGAAGTTCTTAATGCGGATTCTTATTTTATCCAACAGATACTTGAGTACATTAAAACTCATCAGAAAGAAGAAATTTCCCTCTCTTTAGTTGCTCAAGTTTTTCATGTCAGTACCGGACATTTAAGCCGCTTGTTCAAAAGTGTGACCAACCAGAATTTTTCAGCCTATGTTATAAACATTAAATTAGAAACTGCAGCTGAACTTCTGAATAATGAACCTGAAAAAAGTATTTCAAACATAGCTGCTGAACTTGGATATTATACCCCGGCTTATTTTACTAGATTATTTAAAGAAAAGTTTGGCGTTACACCTTCTCAGTTTCGTAAAAAGTAA